From Triticum urartu cultivar G1812 chromosome 2, Tu2.1, whole genome shotgun sequence, a single genomic window includes:
- the LOC125541253 gene encoding protein NRT1/ PTR FAMILY 8.3-like produces the protein MEDGGLRASILVKDGATCHGEESQSLLEVSQHPELKPRGSDWRPPAIILGLECLESMAFNGIATNLVVYIRSVLHGGIASSASIVSLWYGTSFFVPILGAGIADAYWGNYKTVLISLVMYLLGMVLITVGSFIPSAPALCNLGSCSSSKGTENLIFFSGLYLSAVGCGGVRSALLPLGADQFNNENSLDTPKRRNFFSLFYICVIFGVITSGTIVVWVQENVSWAIGYGIATTCIALALVGFVAGTPIFRRREPSGSPMKSIFQVTFAAFKNMSLEIPADSSLLYEARSKNTHKRGPRLAHTDDFRYCTACFLLLIQ, from the exons ATGGAGGACGGAGGCCTGCGCGCGAGCATTCTCGTCAAG GATGGTGCAACATGCCATGGTGAAGAATCACAGTCTCTACTGGAAGTATCTCAACACCCAGAGCTTAAACCTAGAGGTTCTGACTGGAGACCACCTGCAATCATTCTTG GACTTGAATGCTTGGAGAGTATGGCTTTCAATGGCATCGCCACAAACCTAGTTGTGTATATCCGCTCAGTTCTCCATGGTGGCATTGCCTCAAGTGCTTCAATTGTTTCTCTTTGGTATGGGACTAGCTTCTTTGTGCCTATACTTGGAGCAGGCATAGCGGATGCTTACTGGGGAAATTACAAGACTGTCTTGATCTCCCTTGTTATGTACCTACTT GGCATGGTACTCATTACAGTTGGATCATTTATACCTTCTGCTCCAGCCTTATGCAACTTAGGCTCATGCTCGTCATCAAAAGGAACTGAGAATCTAATTTTCTTCTCGGGTTTGTATCTATCTGCTGTTGGTTGTGGAGGAGTAAGGTCCGCATTGCTTCCACTTGGGGCAGACCAATTCAACAATGAGAACAGTCTAGATACGCCAAAGAGGAGGAATTTCTTcagtttgttttatatctgtgtCATCTTTGGTGTGATTACTTCTGGTACCATTGTAGTCTGGGTTCAGGAAAATGTGAGCTGGGCTATAGGATATGGTATTGCTACCACATGCATAGCTCTGGCTTTGGTAGGCTTTGTGGCCGGAACACCAATATTCCGGCGGCGTGAGCCTAGTGGTTCCccaatgaagagtattttccagGTTACTTTTGCTGCTTTTAAGAACATGAGCTTAGAAATCCCTGCCGATAGCTCTCTTCTTTATGAGGCCAGGAGCAAGAACACACACAAGAGAGGACCGAGATTAGCTCATACTGATGATTTCAGGTACTGCACTGCCTGTTTTTTGTTACTTATTCAGTGA